Below is a window of Nocardioides sp. S-1144 DNA.
CGACCGGCCGACGCACCGGCACGAGGGCTGACCCGACGCGGCACTACCCTGGGCCGACACCATGCCCAGCTCCCCGGACGACCGCGACCCGCGCCTGCTCCTCGTCGTCGACGCGCCGTCGTTGCTGCACCGCAACCACCACGCGCGCCTCGAGACCGGGCTGCGCGACCGCGGCGGCCGGCCGGCGTGGGCGCTGCACGGCATGCTGCGCCAGATCCTGGAGGCCATCGACCGGTTCGCCCCGGACGCGGTGGTCTTCGGGCTCGACGACCGGACGGCGTCCGTGCGGGCGGCGGGCTACCCGGCCTACAAGGCCGGGCGGGCCGAGAAGCACCCCCTGCTGGTCGAGCAGCTCGAGCGGGCCGCGGCCATGCTCGACGCCCTCGGCCTCCGCACCGTCACGCCCGCCGGGCTCGAGGCCGACGACGTCAGCGCCTCGGCCGCGACGTGGGCCGAGCGGCACGGCTGGCACTGCGTCATCATCACCTCCGACCGCGACTCCTTCGCCCACATCAGCGCCAGCACCCGCGTGCTGCGCCTGATCAACGGCGGCATCGGCGGCTCACCGCTGCTCGACCCCGCGCGGCTGCACACGATGTACGGCGTCGCGGCCGAGCACTACCTCGAGTACGCCGCGCTGCGCGGTGACGCCAGCGACAACCTGCCCGGCGTACCGGGGATCGGCCCGAAGACCGCGGCGCTGCTGCTCAACGAGATGGGCTCGATGCGCGCGGTGTGGGCCGACGTCGAGCACTGCGCCGGGGTGAACCTGGTGGCCACCCTCGACTCGCTCGGCGAGGAGAACGGGACCCCGCGGATGGGCGCGACCCTGCTCCGGCGGCTCACCGCCGACGGCGCCCGGGAGCGCTTCGAGTTCAACGTCGAGATCATGACCGGGCGCGACGACGTCGACCTCGGCCTGACCCCCGACGTGCCGGGCACCCCGGGCCTGCTGCCGCTGCACCCGGACGTGGTGAGCCGGGTGGTCGGCTACCTCGGCGTCCCGTCGACGACCGACCTCGCCCTCCGGGTGCTCACCGAGCCGCCGGCGTCGGCGGCCCGGTGAGCCCGGTCGGCCCGGTGGGTCCGCCGGGCCCGACGGCTCAGAGGATGTAGAGCATCTCCTGGTAGGTCGGGAGCGGCCACAGGTCGTCGGCGACGAGGCCCTCGAGCTCGTCGGCGGCCTCGCGGACGGCGGCCATGGCCGGCAGCACGAGGTCGCGTGCGTCCCGCGCCGTCTCGAGCGGGTCGGCGGCGTGGTCGTGGGCGATGGCGGTCCGCAGGCCCGCCAGCCCGGCGGTGAGGGCGGCGACCTTCTCGCTGACCGTCTCCAGCCCGGTCCGGTCGGGCGTGAGCCCGGCGTCGGCGAGCGCCTTGACGTTGAGCGCGAGCTCGGTCTGGTAGCGCAGCGCGGCCGGGAGCACCGTCGTGGCGCCGATCTCCAGGGTGAGGTTGGCCTCGACGGCCACCGCGAGGACGTACTGCTCGCAGCCGATCTCGAAGCGGCTGTGCGCCTCGCCGGCGCTGAAGACGCCGTACCGGCCGAACAGCTCGACCGCCTCGGGGCT
It encodes the following:
- a CDS encoding 5'-3' exonuclease translates to MPSSPDDRDPRLLLVVDAPSLLHRNHHARLETGLRDRGGRPAWALHGMLRQILEAIDRFAPDAVVFGLDDRTASVRAAGYPAYKAGRAEKHPLLVEQLERAAAMLDALGLRTVTPAGLEADDVSASAATWAERHGWHCVIITSDRDSFAHISASTRVLRLINGGIGGSPLLDPARLHTMYGVAAEHYLEYAALRGDASDNLPGVPGIGPKTAALLLNEMGSMRAVWADVEHCAGVNLVATLDSLGEENGTPRMGATLLRRLTADGARERFEFNVEIMTGRDDVDLGLTPDVPGTPGLLPLHPDVVSRVVGYLGVPSTTDLALRVLTEPPASAAR